A genome region from Microbacterium terricola includes the following:
- a CDS encoding MetQ/NlpA family ABC transporter substrate-binding protein, protein MSKRFLSAAALALPLALLVSGCAGSSEPATSGDAAASDEPVRIGVVNSGDPYWDTFTKEAAAEDIEVELVNFTEYAQPNPALSAGELDLNQFQHVIYLATYNVASDDDLQPIGSTAIYPLGLYSTQYDAVEDIPAGATVAVPNDESNQARGLLVLQSAGLIELTDGGSIFSTVADIDESTSKVKVEALDAAFTATSLPDVAAAIVNNDFLEDAGLTADDAIAQDDPSDPNAVPYINIFAAKAEDADNPTYLKLIEIFQNSQDVLDGVVEASGGTAVIVKTPVDELVASLTDVEDDIRANQ, encoded by the coding sequence ATGTCCAAGCGTTTCCTCTCCGCGGCCGCCCTGGCCCTCCCCCTCGCGCTGCTCGTGTCCGGCTGCGCCGGCAGCAGCGAGCCCGCCACGAGCGGCGACGCCGCCGCGTCGGACGAGCCGGTGCGCATCGGCGTCGTCAACTCCGGCGACCCGTACTGGGACACCTTCACGAAGGAAGCGGCCGCCGAGGACATCGAGGTCGAACTGGTCAACTTCACCGAGTACGCGCAGCCGAACCCCGCACTGTCGGCCGGCGAGCTCGACCTCAACCAGTTCCAGCACGTGATCTACCTCGCCACCTACAACGTGGCCAGCGACGACGACCTGCAGCCGATCGGATCCACCGCCATCTACCCGCTGGGCCTGTACTCGACGCAGTACGACGCGGTCGAGGACATCCCCGCCGGTGCCACGGTGGCCGTGCCGAACGACGAGAGCAACCAGGCACGCGGGCTTCTCGTGCTCCAGTCGGCCGGTCTCATCGAGCTCACCGACGGCGGATCGATCTTCTCGACCGTCGCCGACATCGACGAGTCGACGTCCAAGGTCAAGGTCGAGGCATTGGATGCGGCGTTCACCGCCACCTCGCTCCCGGACGTCGCCGCCGCGATCGTGAACAATGACTTCCTCGAGGACGCTGGACTGACCGCCGACGACGCGATCGCCCAGGACGACCCGTCCGACCCGAACGCGGTGCCCTACATCAACATCTTCGCCGCCAAGGCAGAGGATGCGGACAACCCGACCTACCTCAAGCTGATCGAGATCTTCCAGAACTCGCAGGACGTGCTGGACGGGGTCGTCGAGGCCTCCGGCGGGACGGCTGTGATCGTGAAGACCCCGGTCGACGAGCTCGTCGCGTCGCTCACCGACGTCGAGGACGACATCCGCGCCAACCAGTAA
- a CDS encoding methionine ABC transporter ATP-binding protein, whose product MTLIRLTGVTKAYPAPAKGGEPVVAVDDVSLDIASGEICGIIGYSGAGKSTVLRLVNALEAPTAGAVEIDGRDITRLRERDLRALRGDIGMIFQQFNLFESRTVAGNVAYPLEVAGRTRAETAARVAELLDFVGLAAKAKSYPEQLSGGQKQRVGIARALATSPRILLADEATSALDPDTTQEVLELLRRVNRELGITILVITHEMDVIRTLADRVIVMEHGRIIESGDVFDVLSAPQHAATKRFVASIIEDVPAGAQLETLRGRHPGRIVTFTIRDGDVTQADVFSALASEGVRFELIHGGINDIRGRVFGHLTLVLDGRADAVQRAIDAASRFAPLIEEDVRG is encoded by the coding sequence ATGACACTCATCCGCCTCACCGGCGTGACCAAGGCGTACCCCGCCCCCGCCAAGGGCGGTGAGCCCGTCGTCGCCGTCGACGACGTGTCTTTGGACATCGCCTCCGGCGAGATCTGCGGCATCATCGGCTACTCGGGCGCCGGCAAGAGCACCGTCCTGCGGCTCGTCAACGCACTCGAAGCGCCGACCGCCGGTGCCGTGGAGATCGACGGCCGCGACATCACCCGCCTGCGCGAGCGCGACCTGCGCGCCCTGCGCGGCGACATCGGCATGATCTTCCAGCAGTTCAACCTGTTCGAGTCCCGCACCGTCGCCGGCAACGTCGCCTACCCGCTGGAGGTGGCCGGACGCACCCGCGCTGAGACCGCAGCCCGCGTGGCCGAGCTGCTCGACTTCGTCGGCCTGGCCGCGAAGGCGAAGAGCTACCCCGAGCAGCTCTCCGGCGGTCAGAAGCAGCGCGTCGGCATCGCGCGGGCCCTGGCGACGAGCCCCCGCATCCTCCTCGCCGACGAGGCCACCAGCGCCCTCGACCCCGACACGACGCAGGAGGTCCTCGAGCTCCTGCGTCGTGTGAACCGCGAGCTCGGGATCACGATCCTCGTCATCACGCACGAGATGGATGTGATCCGCACCCTCGCCGATCGCGTCATCGTCATGGAGCACGGACGGATCATCGAGAGCGGCGACGTCTTCGACGTGCTCTCCGCTCCACAGCACGCCGCCACGAAGCGTTTCGTCGCGAGCATCATCGAGGACGTCCCGGCGGGCGCGCAGCTGGAGACCCTGCGCGGACGCCATCCCGGCCGCATCGTGACCTTCACGATCCGCGACGGCGACGTGACCCAGGCGGATGTCTTCTCCGCGCTGGCCTCGGAGGGGGTCCGCTTCGAGCTGATCCACGGCGGCATCAACGACATCCGGGGCCGCGTGTTCGGGCATCTCACGCTGGTGCTGGACGGACGAGCGGATGCGGTGCAGCGTGCGATCGACGCGGCGTCGAGGTTCGCCCCCCTGATCGAGGAGGACGTCCGTGGATAG
- a CDS encoding methionine ABC transporter permease encodes MDRLIDLLPELWAATFETLYVVSLSLIFGGIAGLLLGLALYATRPGSLFPQRAVFGVLNVVVNFFRPIPFVILLAAVQPIARSLGIPGIGPEFGIFAITLASMFAISRIVEQNLLTVRPGIIEAARAAGASRGRILFRLIPREALGPLILGYTFIVVALVDMTAIAGAVAAGGLGEFAIVYGFKQFNPAVTWAAVLVIIVIVQAVQFLGNALARRVMRR; translated from the coding sequence GTGGATAGGCTCATCGACCTCCTGCCCGAGCTGTGGGCGGCGACCTTCGAGACGCTGTACGTCGTCTCGCTCAGCCTCATCTTCGGCGGCATCGCCGGTCTGCTGCTCGGACTGGCGCTGTACGCCACCCGACCGGGGAGCCTGTTCCCGCAGCGTGCCGTGTTCGGCGTGCTCAACGTGGTGGTGAACTTCTTCCGGCCGATCCCGTTCGTGATCCTGCTCGCCGCGGTGCAGCCGATCGCCCGCAGCCTCGGGATCCCGGGCATCGGCCCGGAATTCGGGATCTTCGCGATCACCCTCGCGTCGATGTTCGCGATCAGCCGCATCGTCGAGCAGAACCTGCTCACCGTGCGCCCGGGGATCATCGAGGCGGCACGCGCCGCCGGCGCCAGCCGCGGCCGGATCCTGTTCCGCCTCATCCCCCGTGAGGCCCTGGGCCCGCTCATCCTCGGCTACACGTTCATCGTCGTCGCGCTGGTCGACATGACCGCGATCGCGGGCGCGGTCGCGGCGGGCGGCCTCGGAGAGTTCGCGATCGTCTACGGCTTCAAGCAGTTCAACCCCGCCGTGACCTGGGCAGCCGTGCTCGTCATCATCGTGATCGTGCAGGCGGTGCAGTTCCTCGGCAACGCGCTGGCGCGCAGGGTGATGCGGCGCTGA
- a CDS encoding alpha/beta hydrolase, giving the protein MTHPLAGRARRGLIAVSALVAASLALSACVPIADPVSTSSPTPDVTGVAEELLPFYGQDIAWADCDDEFDCATVTAPLDWDDPSAGAIELSVIRHRPESGEPIGSLLTNPGGPGASGVSLVRDSLSTAVGERLAAAYDVIGFDPRGVGESTGVRCYDAADMDSYLFDVPENTRGTSAWEDELAARHQGFADACDANSDGILPFITTVNAARDMDLLRAVLGDTALNYLGYSYGTFLGATYAELYPDRVGRLVLDGAIDPAVSGPDVGATQAIGFESALRAYMADCLAGDDCPFRGTVDEGMADLGSLLASVDRSPLPSSDGRELGADSLMTTIVTALYSEDSWPYLTQALTEVLQGDPSTAFVIADFYYNREDGTYLDNQTEAFRAYNCMDYPAEESDAATALIAEKAPTIAPYWDGPDSCADWPYPPTGTRGPIAAEGAAPIVVVGTTNDPATPYEWAVSLADQLSSGVLITRVGEGHTGYNKGNDCVDAAVEDYLIDGTVPEDGLRCE; this is encoded by the coding sequence GTGACCCACCCCCTCGCCGGCCGCGCGCGCCGCGGCCTGATCGCCGTGTCCGCTCTGGTGGCCGCATCCCTCGCCCTGAGCGCCTGTGTTCCGATCGCCGATCCGGTCTCCACGAGCAGTCCCACACCGGACGTCACGGGCGTGGCGGAAGAGCTGCTGCCCTTCTACGGGCAGGACATCGCGTGGGCGGACTGCGACGACGAGTTCGACTGCGCGACCGTCACCGCGCCGCTGGACTGGGACGACCCGTCCGCCGGCGCGATCGAGCTGTCGGTGATCCGGCACCGCCCAGAATCCGGCGAGCCGATCGGGTCGCTGCTGACCAACCCGGGCGGGCCGGGCGCGAGCGGCGTCTCGCTGGTGCGCGACAGCCTGAGCACCGCCGTCGGCGAGCGCCTCGCCGCCGCCTACGACGTCATCGGCTTCGACCCGCGCGGGGTGGGGGAGTCCACGGGGGTGCGCTGCTACGACGCCGCCGACATGGATTCCTACCTCTTCGATGTCCCCGAGAACACGCGGGGCACGTCCGCATGGGAGGACGAGCTGGCCGCGCGTCACCAGGGCTTCGCCGACGCCTGCGACGCGAACAGCGACGGCATCCTGCCCTTCATCACTACCGTCAACGCCGCACGCGACATGGATCTGCTCCGCGCCGTCCTCGGCGACACCGCCCTCAACTACCTCGGCTACTCCTACGGCACCTTCCTGGGTGCCACGTACGCGGAGCTCTACCCCGACCGCGTCGGCCGTCTCGTGCTCGACGGCGCGATCGACCCCGCCGTCTCGGGTCCGGACGTCGGAGCGACGCAGGCGATCGGGTTCGAGTCTGCGCTGCGGGCCTACATGGCGGACTGCCTCGCCGGCGACGACTGCCCGTTCCGCGGCACCGTCGACGAGGGCATGGCGGACCTCGGCTCGCTGCTGGCCTCGGTCGACCGCTCGCCGCTGCCGTCGTCGGACGGCCGTGAACTCGGCGCCGACTCGCTGATGACGACGATCGTCACGGCGCTGTACTCGGAGGACAGCTGGCCGTATCTGACCCAGGCGCTGACCGAGGTGCTCCAGGGCGACCCGAGCACGGCGTTCGTCATCGCCGACTTCTATTACAACAGGGAGGACGGCACGTACCTCGACAACCAGACCGAGGCGTTCCGTGCCTACAACTGCATGGACTACCCGGCCGAGGAATCGGATGCCGCCACCGCCCTCATCGCCGAGAAGGCCCCGACCATCGCCCCCTACTGGGACGGACCGGACTCGTGCGCCGACTGGCCGTACCCGCCGACCGGCACCCGCGGCCCGATCGCGGCAGAGGGCGCGGCGCCGATCGTCGTCGTCGGCACGACCAACGACCCGGCCACGCCGTACGAGTGGGCGGTCTCGCTGGCCGACCAGCTCAGCTCGGGCGTGCTGATCACCCGCGTCGGCGAAGGCCACACCGGGTACAACAAGGGCAACGACTGCGTCGACGCCGCGGTCGAGGACTATCTGATCGACGGCACCGTGCCCGAGGACGGACTCCGCTGCGAGTAG
- a CDS encoding DNA polymerase III subunit delta', producing the protein MTSAPAPTVSDAVPWGAVWGQDAAVATLQAAASDPASMTHAWLITGPPGSGRSTLAAAFAASLIAEPGDDAAMRQVLAGTHPDLTALRTEQVIIRIEEARKLVERAYFAPSLGRHRVIIVEDADRMTERTSNVLLKALEEPPEHTVWVLCAPSDADLLPTIRSRVRTLRLREPDIDDVARLIAARTGVDLTTAEQAARHAQRHIGMAQRLAMDADARRRRDETLRGVLGVRGVGDAVEVAGRVVVAATDDAKALTAERDEEERAALKRTLGIAEGAAVPPSVRSQLSALEDDQKRRATRSLRDGIDRVLTDLQSLFRDVVMLQFGREVELINRELEADLRALAAAWTPERTLTVLDRIAETRRNLEGNVAPTLAIESMLVTVASGRTL; encoded by the coding sequence ATGACATCCGCCCCTGCGCCGACGGTGAGCGACGCCGTCCCCTGGGGTGCGGTGTGGGGGCAGGACGCCGCGGTCGCGACACTGCAGGCAGCAGCATCCGACCCCGCGTCGATGACGCACGCGTGGCTGATCACCGGCCCGCCCGGGTCGGGCAGGTCCACCCTCGCCGCCGCCTTCGCGGCCTCGCTGATCGCCGAGCCGGGTGACGACGCCGCCATGCGCCAGGTGCTCGCCGGCACCCACCCCGACCTGACGGCGCTGCGCACCGAGCAGGTGATCATCCGCATCGAAGAGGCGCGCAAGCTCGTGGAGCGGGCCTACTTCGCTCCGTCGCTCGGTCGGCATCGCGTCATCATCGTCGAGGACGCCGACCGCATGACCGAGCGCACCTCGAACGTGCTGCTCAAAGCGCTGGAAGAGCCCCCCGAGCACACGGTCTGGGTGCTCTGCGCGCCCAGCGACGCCGACCTGCTCCCGACGATCCGTTCCCGGGTGCGCACGCTGCGCCTGCGCGAGCCCGACATCGACGACGTCGCCCGCCTCATCGCCGCGCGGACCGGCGTCGATCTGACCACCGCCGAGCAGGCTGCCCGCCATGCGCAGCGCCACATCGGCATGGCGCAGCGGCTGGCGATGGACGCCGACGCCCGCCGGCGACGCGACGAGACGCTCCGTGGCGTGCTCGGCGTGCGGGGTGTGGGTGACGCCGTCGAGGTCGCCGGCCGCGTCGTGGTGGCTGCGACCGACGACGCGAAGGCGCTGACCGCCGAGCGCGACGAGGAGGAGCGCGCCGCCCTCAAGCGCACGCTGGGCATCGCCGAGGGCGCCGCCGTGCCGCCATCGGTGCGCTCCCAGCTCTCCGCCCTCGAAGACGACCAGAAGCGCCGCGCCACGCGCAGCCTCCGCGACGGCATCGACCGTGTCCTCACCGACCTGCAGTCGCTGTTCCGCGACGTGGTGATGCTCCAGTTCGGCCGCGAGGTCGAGCTCATCAACCGCGAGCTCGAGGCTGATCTGCGTGCGCTCGCCGCCGCCTGGACGCCCGAGCGCACCCTCACCGTGCTCGATCGCATCGCCGAGACGCGACGCAACCTCGAAGGAAACGTGGCGCCCACCCTCGCCATCGAAAGCATGCTCGTGACCGTCGCGAGCGGGAGAACCCTGTGA
- the tmk gene encoding dTMP kinase, whose protein sequence is MSDGAAEAAPAGGLWVTFEGGDGSGKTTQAALLQDWLETQGRTVVRTREPGGTEVGVLIRDIVLHHRGDIAPRAEALLYAADRAHHIETLVRPALARGEVVIQDRYLDSSVAYQGAGRVLDADEIRNLSLWATDGALPHVTVLLDLDPADARERLDADDKPFDRLEAEKAEFHARVREAYLALAAAEPGRFVVLDATLPVEEIAAAVRERVGRTL, encoded by the coding sequence GTGAGCGACGGCGCCGCTGAGGCCGCGCCTGCCGGCGGGCTGTGGGTGACCTTCGAAGGCGGTGACGGCTCGGGCAAGACGACCCAGGCGGCACTCCTGCAGGACTGGCTCGAGACGCAGGGGCGCACGGTGGTGCGCACCCGCGAGCCCGGCGGCACCGAGGTGGGCGTCCTCATCCGCGACATCGTGCTGCACCACCGCGGCGACATCGCGCCGCGCGCCGAGGCGCTGCTCTACGCCGCAGACCGCGCGCACCACATCGAGACCCTCGTGCGCCCGGCGCTCGCGCGCGGCGAGGTGGTCATCCAGGACCGCTATCTCGACTCGTCCGTGGCCTACCAGGGCGCCGGCCGTGTGCTCGACGCCGATGAGATCCGCAACCTCTCGCTGTGGGCGACCGACGGTGCGCTGCCGCACGTGACGGTGCTGCTCGATCTCGATCCGGCCGACGCGCGTGAGCGGCTCGACGCCGACGACAAGCCGTTCGACCGCCTCGAGGCGGAGAAGGCGGAGTTCCACGCGCGCGTGCGCGAGGCGTACCTCGCCCTCGCGGCCGCCGAGCCGGGTCGGTTCGTCGTCCTCGATGCGACGCTCCCGGTGGAGGAGATCGCCGCCGCCGTGCGGGAGCGGGTCGGCCGCACGCTCTGA
- the topA gene encoding type I DNA topoisomerase, with protein MATGKKLVIVESPTKMKSIQGYLGDGYVVKSSVGHIRDLASKKDIPADKKAAYGKYSIDIDNDFDPLYVPSDRGKKTVTELKQALKGVDELLLATDEDREGEAIAWHLLEALKPKVPVKRMVFHEITKDAIQAAVGNTRELDTALVDAQETRRILDRLYGWDVSPVLWRKIGSGSEGQALSAGRVQSAATRLVVDRERERMAFVSAGYWDIETHAVKDAASFTARLARLDGAGLARGTDFDDKGQLKKAVVVLDEETARTLAAAIEAVATASVIALEAKPGTRSPKPPFTTSTLQQEAGRKLSMSAKHAMSVAQSLYEQGYITYMRTDSVALSAQAIRAAREQAVALYGDKAVPANPRAYKGKSKNAQEAHEAIRPSGEEFRTPSQVSGSLNRDELRLYEMIWMRTIASQMSDAKYETTTVTLEVAAAERRAEFTASGTVYTFKGFLEAYEEGRDEKRSDADKADDQALPSMAVGDTLRLRDVEPKGHSTSPKPRYTEASLVKALEEKGIGRPSTFASIIDVILNRGYVTKRGQALVPSWLAFSVVRLLEEHFADLVDYDFTAALEDDLDAIARGEQERSAWLRDFYFGSDAHAGLRNIVDNLGDIDARELNATRITDSATLRFGKYGPYLDIVDPANPDAEPRRVNIPDDLAPDELTAEKTQELIDAPVAGDRVLGENPENGKLIVVKDGRYGPYVQEVEATEAEEVDEATGEVRQAPEAVEAPKKRGAKKDAAPKPRTASLFKSMSVDTIDLDTALQLLSLPRTLGADPESGEEITAQNGRYGPYLKKGTDSRSLDTEQQLFDITLAEALERYAQPKYGARRASSALKEFDADPVSGKPIRVRDGRFGPYVTDGETNVTIPRGQSVDDITFERAVEMIAEKRAKGPAPKRATTRKPAARKPAAKKK; from the coding sequence TTGGCAACAGGCAAGAAGCTCGTCATCGTCGAGTCACCGACGAAGATGAAGTCGATCCAGGGCTACCTCGGCGACGGATATGTCGTGAAGAGCTCGGTCGGTCACATCCGTGACCTGGCCAGCAAGAAGGACATCCCGGCCGACAAGAAGGCCGCGTACGGCAAGTACTCGATCGACATCGACAACGACTTCGACCCCCTGTACGTCCCCAGCGACCGCGGCAAGAAGACGGTCACCGAGCTCAAGCAGGCGCTGAAGGGAGTCGACGAGCTCCTCCTCGCGACCGATGAGGACCGCGAGGGCGAAGCCATCGCGTGGCACCTGCTCGAAGCGCTCAAGCCGAAGGTCCCCGTCAAGCGGATGGTCTTCCACGAGATCACCAAGGACGCCATCCAGGCGGCCGTCGGCAACACCCGCGAGCTCGACACGGCGCTCGTCGACGCGCAGGAGACCCGCCGCATCCTCGACCGTCTGTACGGGTGGGACGTCTCGCCCGTGCTGTGGCGCAAGATCGGCAGCGGCTCGGAGGGGCAGGCGCTGAGCGCCGGCCGCGTGCAGTCCGCCGCGACCCGCCTGGTCGTCGACCGCGAGCGCGAGCGTATGGCGTTCGTGAGCGCGGGCTACTGGGACATCGAGACGCACGCCGTGAAGGACGCCGCGTCGTTCACCGCGCGACTCGCCCGTCTCGACGGCGCTGGCCTCGCCCGCGGCACCGACTTCGACGACAAGGGCCAGCTCAAGAAGGCCGTCGTCGTGCTCGACGAGGAGACCGCGCGCACCCTGGCCGCCGCCATCGAGGCTGTGGCGACGGCATCCGTCATCGCCCTCGAGGCGAAGCCGGGCACCCGCAGCCCCAAGCCGCCGTTCACCACCTCGACGCTGCAGCAGGAGGCCGGCCGCAAGCTCTCGATGAGCGCGAAGCACGCGATGAGCGTCGCGCAGAGCCTGTACGAGCAGGGCTACATCACCTATATGCGCACCGACTCGGTCGCGCTGAGCGCCCAGGCGATCCGGGCCGCGCGCGAGCAGGCGGTCGCGCTCTACGGAGACAAGGCCGTTCCGGCCAACCCGCGCGCGTACAAGGGCAAGAGCAAGAACGCGCAGGAGGCGCACGAGGCGATCCGCCCGTCGGGCGAGGAGTTCCGCACGCCGTCGCAGGTGTCCGGTTCGCTCAACCGCGACGAGCTGCGCCTGTACGAGATGATCTGGATGCGCACGATCGCCAGCCAGATGTCCGACGCGAAGTACGAGACCACCACCGTCACGCTCGAGGTCGCCGCTGCGGAGCGCCGCGCCGAGTTCACCGCGTCGGGCACCGTGTACACCTTCAAGGGCTTCCTCGAGGCGTACGAGGAAGGCCGCGACGAGAAGCGCAGCGACGCCGACAAGGCCGACGACCAGGCGCTGCCGAGCATGGCGGTCGGCGACACGCTGCGTCTGCGCGACGTGGAGCCGAAGGGCCACAGCACGAGCCCGAAGCCCCGCTACACCGAGGCCTCGCTCGTCAAGGCGCTCGAGGAGAAGGGCATCGGGCGCCCGTCGACGTTCGCCAGCATCATCGACGTGATCCTGAACCGCGGCTACGTCACCAAACGTGGCCAGGCCCTGGTGCCGAGCTGGCTCGCGTTCAGTGTCGTGCGCCTGCTCGAAGAGCACTTCGCCGACCTCGTCGACTACGACTTCACGGCGGCACTCGAGGACGACCTCGACGCCATCGCCCGCGGCGAGCAGGAGCGCAGCGCCTGGCTGCGCGACTTCTACTTCGGCTCCGACGCGCACGCGGGGCTGCGCAACATCGTCGACAACCTCGGCGACATCGACGCGCGCGAGCTGAACGCCACCCGGATCACCGATTCGGCCACTCTGCGCTTCGGCAAGTACGGCCCGTACCTCGACATCGTCGACCCGGCGAATCCGGACGCCGAGCCGCGCCGAGTGAACATCCCCGACGACCTGGCTCCGGACGAGCTCACGGCCGAGAAGACCCAGGAGCTCATCGACGCTCCCGTCGCCGGCGACCGCGTCCTCGGCGAGAACCCCGAGAACGGCAAGCTCATCGTCGTCAAGGACGGTCGCTACGGGCCCTACGTCCAGGAGGTCGAGGCCACCGAGGCGGAGGAGGTCGACGAGGCCACCGGCGAGGTGCGACAGGCTCCGGAAGCGGTCGAAGCGCCGAAGAAGCGCGGCGCGAAGAAGGATGCTGCGCCGAAACCCCGGACCGCCTCGCTGTTCAAGAGCATGTCGGTCGACACGATCGACCTCGACACGGCCCTCCAGCTGCTCTCGCTGCCGCGGACCCTCGGAGCCGACCCCGAGTCGGGCGAGGAGATCACGGCGCAGAACGGCCGCTACGGTCCGTACCTGAAGAAGGGCACGGATTCGCGGTCGCTCGACACCGAGCAGCAGCTGTTCGACATCACGCTCGCCGAGGCCCTCGAACGGTACGCGCAGCCCAAGTACGGCGCCCGCCGCGCATCGAGCGCCCTGAAGGAGTTCGACGCCGACCCGGTCAGCGGCAAGCCCATCCGCGTCCGCGACGGCCGGTTCGGCCCGTACGTCACCGACGGCGAGACGAACGTCACGATCCCGCGCGGTCAGAGCGTCGACGACATCACGTTCGAGCGGGCGGTCGAGATGATCGCCGAGAAGCGCGCGAAGGGACCCGCGCCCAAGCGCGCCACGACCCGCAAGCCGGCCGCGCGCAAGCCGGCGGCCAAGAAGAAGTGA
- a CDS encoding helicase, giving the protein MPGAVLSLGVVGCAAVLAVGLAAAGGAAVFSQRLAGAADAAALAAADAASGAATGSPCERAAQVAAASGASVDACELAGLVATVTVSAAFGRFPASASARAGPPP; this is encoded by the coding sequence ATGCCCGGGGCGGTCCTCTCCCTCGGGGTGGTCGGGTGCGCGGCAGTCCTGGCCGTCGGCCTCGCCGCCGCGGGAGGTGCGGCGGTGTTCAGCCAGCGGCTGGCCGGTGCAGCCGACGCTGCCGCGCTCGCGGCGGCCGATGCCGCATCGGGGGCGGCGACCGGCTCGCCGTGCGAGCGCGCGGCGCAGGTGGCGGCAGCATCCGGGGCATCTGTGGACGCCTGCGAACTGGCCGGACTCGTCGCCACCGTCACCGTGTCAGCGGCATTCGGCCGCTTCCCCGCGTCGGCCTCGGCGCGCGCAGGACCACCGCCCTGA
- a CDS encoding TadE family type IV pilus minor pilin, with product MRRRRLGDDRGSVVAEFAVALPAVVLVLALGAGALAASGRQVRMQDAAADAARLAARGESDARVRAAAPGAATVISTEGDLVCVRLTAPGPLPGLTLSASSCALAGGL from the coding sequence ATGAGGCGGCGCCGGCTCGGCGACGACCGTGGCTCGGTCGTCGCCGAGTTCGCGGTCGCGCTGCCGGCGGTCGTCCTGGTCCTCGCGCTCGGAGCCGGCGCGCTCGCCGCCTCCGGGCGGCAGGTGCGGATGCAGGACGCCGCCGCAGACGCCGCGCGCCTCGCCGCGCGCGGCGAGAGCGACGCGCGCGTGCGGGCGGCCGCGCCGGGTGCGGCGACCGTGATCTCGACCGAGGGCGACCTCGTCTGCGTGAGGCTCACCGCACCCGGACCCCTCCCAGGGCTCACGCTCAGCGCGTCGTCCTGCGCGCTGGCCGGCGGTCTCTGA
- a CDS encoding DUF4244 domain-containing protein has product MTLPRLTRRRAARLFRSDDTGAATAEYAIATMAAVAFAGLLVVIMRSDEVRGILTDLVRRALTVA; this is encoded by the coding sequence ATGACCCTTCCTCGCCTCACCCGTCGCCGTGCCGCCCGTCTGTTCCGCTCAGACGACACCGGAGCCGCCACCGCCGAGTACGCCATCGCCACGATGGCGGCCGTGGCGTTCGCCGGGCTCCTGGTCGTCATCATGCGCTCGGACGAGGTGCGCGGCATCCTCACCGACCTCGTGCGCCGCGCGCTGACGGTGGCATGA
- a CDS encoding type II secretion system F family protein has product MAGLRMRWARPADDAATAAEVVLRLAVLLQAGVAPAAAWQHLAETGDDIAARVQAATEAGTPLDRAIADAGSSAQGDRDAWPDVAAAWSVAATVGAPLAETLRGLAAALRDTQEAADEVRVALAEPAGTARLMSWLPLVAIGLGLALGFDTFGVLVGTPLGIGCLIAGGLLVVAARRWSAALVARARADGLVPGMEADLLAIALSGGVSIERARAIVTAAGGADQAEPDPDTTAVLALSGSAGVPAVELLRASAALARHRARVDGRLRAARLSSHLLLPLGVCTLPAFLLLGVAPMLLGVFTTMPLQL; this is encoded by the coding sequence ATGGCAGGGCTGAGAATGCGGTGGGCTCGCCCGGCGGACGATGCGGCGACCGCCGCCGAGGTCGTGCTGCGTCTGGCCGTCCTGCTCCAGGCGGGCGTCGCTCCCGCCGCCGCGTGGCAGCACCTCGCCGAGACGGGCGACGACATCGCGGCACGAGTCCAGGCGGCGACCGAGGCGGGCACGCCCCTGGACAGGGCGATCGCCGATGCCGGGTCATCCGCGCAGGGAGACCGGGACGCCTGGCCGGATGTCGCGGCCGCCTGGTCGGTCGCCGCGACGGTGGGTGCGCCGCTCGCCGAGACGCTGCGGGGGCTCGCCGCGGCCCTGCGGGACACCCAGGAGGCAGCGGACGAGGTGCGCGTCGCGCTCGCAGAACCCGCGGGCACGGCGCGCCTGATGAGCTGGCTGCCGCTGGTCGCGATCGGGCTCGGACTGGCGCTCGGGTTCGACACGTTCGGCGTGCTCGTGGGCACCCCGCTCGGCATCGGGTGTCTGATCGCCGGCGGCCTGCTGGTCGTGGCCGCGCGACGGTGGAGCGCCGCGCTCGTCGCCCGTGCGAGGGCCGACGGCCTCGTCCCGGGGATGGAGGCCGACCTCCTGGCCATCGCGCTCAGCGGCGGCGTGTCGATCGAACGGGCGAGGGCCATCGTCACCGCGGCGGGCGGTGCCGACCAGGCCGAGCCGGATCCCGACACGACCGCGGTGCTGGCGCTCTCCGGTTCCGCCGGCGTGCCGGCCGTCGAGCTTCTCCGGGCCTCCGCGGCGCTGGCCCGCCACCGTGCGCGCGTCGACGGACGCCTGCGCGCGGCTCGCCTCTCCTCGCACCTGCTGCTGCCGCTCGGCGTCTGCACCCTGCCGGCTTTCCTGCTGCTCGGCGTCGCCCCGATGCTGCTGGGCGTGTTCACCACCATGCCGCTGCAGCTTTGA